One part of the Magallana gigas chromosome 5, xbMagGiga1.1, whole genome shotgun sequence genome encodes these proteins:
- the LOC105317487 gene encoding coadhesin isoform X3, protein MNLLCTCLIFGLLKSNFVAARWSTWGAWGHCSVTCGTGTKVSHRTCSHGSCDGSSTKTTSCHPTPHTCPPVDGHWTAWGHWGSCSATCEGTRTRTRVCHPPEHGGAPCRGDTVETSGCGTSHCPVDGHLTEWGHWGSCSATCEGTRTRTRVCHPPEHGGAPCRGDTVETSGCGTSHCPVDGHWTAWGHWGSCSATCEGTRTRTRVCHPPEHGGAPCRGDTVETSGCGTSHCPVDGHWTAWGHWGSCSATCEGTRTRTRVCHPPEHGGAPCRGNTVETSGCGASHCPVDGYLTTWTYWSLCSATCEGTRKRIRVCHPPQYGGAQCFGGTIDISGCGASHCPVDGQLSDWGSWSQCSATCEGLKSRSRTCSHPQYGGASCDNQTTQTAKCGNEHCPVDGQLSDWGSWSQCSATCEGLKSRSRTCSHPQYGGAPCTGQTTQTAKCGTVNCPGVTCPTCNEILECTWNTSCPMSETCLVRNFPGYKFTTHCIMKDDCEIMKKLQKSQEQIYCCDDESCLQDILGEGRLSDWTSWGQCSATCEGLKSRTRTCNSQQVGDVPCIDVTQTVKCGTEHCPVDGDSLPWGDWSPCSVTCGSGTRVRSRACIPPQYGGHNCTGPLFEMNICSPVHCPTSPVGVTCPTCTENMECTWNTTCHVSENCMIRAFPGYKFTTHCIMKDDCALMKLLGKTHGQIFCCDDESCLRTILGN, encoded by the exons TTGACGGCCACTGGACAGCATGGGGACATTGGGGCTCCTGCTCAGCGACCTGTGAAGGGACCAGGACACGAACTCGGGTATGTCACCCTCCCGAACACGGTGGGGCTCCATGCAGGGGAGATACAGTTGAAACGTCAGGGTGTGGCACTTCGCACTGTCCAG TTGACGGCCACCTGACAGAATGGGGACACTGGGGCTCCTGCTCAGCGACCTGTGAAGGGACCAGGACACGAACTCGGGTGTGTCACCCTCCCGAACACGGTGGGGCTCCATGCAGGGGAGATACAGTTGAAACGTCAGGGTGTGGCACTTCGCACTGTCCAG TTGACGGCCACTGGACAGCATGGGGACATTGGGGCTCCTGCTCAGCGACCTGTGAAGGGACCAGGACACGAACTCGGGTATGTCACCCTCCCGAACACGGTGGGGCTCCATGCAGGGGAGATACAGTTGAAACGTCAGGGTGTGGCACTTCGCACTGTCCAG TTGACGGCCACTGGACAGCATGGGGACATTGGGGCTCCTGCTCAGCGACCTGTGAAGGGACCAGGACACGAACTCGGGTATGTCACCCTCCCGAACACGGTGGGGCTCCATGCAGGGGAAATACAGTTGAAACATCAGGGTGTGGCGCTTCACACTGTCCAG TTGACGGGTACCTGACAACTTGGACATATTGGAGCCTCTGCTCAGCGACCTGTGAAGGGACCAGGAAACGAATTCGGGTATGTCATCCTCCCCAATACGGTGGAGCTCAATGCTTTGGGGGTACTATCGATATCTCAGGATGTGGTGCTTCCCACTGTCCAG TTGATGGGCAACTCAGTGATTGGGGATCCTGGAGTCAATGCAGTGCAACCTGTGAAGGTCTGAAGAGCAGGAGTCGAACATGCAGCCACCCGCAGTATGGTGGTGCTTCATGCGACAACCAAACCACTCAAACAGCTAAATGTGGGAATGAACATTGTCCAG ttGATGGGCAACTCAGTGATTGGGGATCCTGGAGTCAATGCAGTGCAACCTGTGAAGGTCTGAAAAGCAGGAGTCGAACGTGCAGCCACCCGCAGTATGGTGGTGCTCCGTGTACCGGCCAGACAACCCAAACGGCTAAATGTGGGACTGTAAATTGTCCAG GCGTAACTTGCCCTACTTGTAATGAGATTTTGGAATGCACATGGAACACCTCATGCCCCATGTCTGAGACCTGTTTGGTTCGAAACTTCCCAGGATACAAATTCACCACTCACTGCATCATG AAAGACGAttgtgaaatcatgaaaaagctGCAAAAATCACAAGAACAGATTTACTGCTGTGATGATGAATCCTGCCTACAGGATATTCTTG GGGAAGGGCGTCTTAGTGATTGGACTTCCTGGGGTCAATGCAGTGCAACTTGTGAAGGTTTAAAGAGCAGGACTCGAACTTGTAACTCTCAACAAGTTGGTGATGTTCCGTGTATCGACGTTACACAAACAGTTAAATGTGGGACTGAACACTGTCCAG tGGATGGTGATTCATTACCTTGGGGAGACTGGTCACCGTGCAGTGTCACCTGTGGAAGCGGGACCAGGGTGAGATCCAGGGCATGTATTCCACCACAGTATGGGGGTCACAATTGTACCGGACCATTGTTTGAGATGAATATCTGTAGTCCAGTGCATTGTCCAA cgTCACCCGTAG GTGTAACCTGCCCTACTTGTACTGAGAATATGGAGTGTACATGGAACACCACCTGTCATGTGTCGGAAAACTGTATGATCCGAGCCTTCCCAGGATACAAATTCACCACGCACTGCATCATG AAAGACGACTGTGCTCTCATGAAATTGCTCGGAAAAACACATGGACAAATTTTCTGTTGTGATGATGAATCTTGTCTTCGGACTATTCTGGGAAATTAG